The Candidatus Beckwithbacteria bacterium genome has a window encoding:
- the rfbB gene encoding dTDP-glucose 4,6-dehydratase — MKLLVTGGAGFIGSNFIHYWLTNHPDDQIINLDKLTYAGNLANLKDIQNNPHYSFVKADICDQKAVDLAMSGVDIIVHFAAESHVDRSITGPAVFVMTNVVGTQVLLDAALKHQIKRFHHISTDEVFGSLELNSKGKFSEKTNFQPNSPYSASKAGSDHLVRAYFKTYSLAVTITNTSNNFGPYQFPEKLIPLTITNLLEGKTIPVYGDGLNVRDWLYVDDHCRAIDLVLQKGKVGETYCIGGLTEDISNLEIVKKIIKIMGKSEKQIEFVKDRPGHDRRYALDWTKAKTELGFKPEHDFDTYLEKTIEWYVNHRQWWEPLKHTW; from the coding sequence ATGAAACTATTAGTTACCGGTGGCGCAGGCTTTATCGGGTCGAATTTTATTCATTATTGGTTAACGAATCATCCTGACGATCAAATTATTAACTTGGACAAACTGACTTATGCCGGAAATCTGGCCAATCTTAAGGATATCCAAAATAATCCTCATTACAGTTTTGTTAAAGCGGATATTTGTGATCAAAAAGCCGTTGATCTAGCTATGTCCGGCGTAGACATTATTGTTCATTTTGCTGCTGAGTCGCACGTAGACCGCTCCATTACCGGTCCGGCCGTATTTGTGATGACCAATGTGGTTGGCACCCAAGTCTTGCTGGATGCGGCCTTAAAACATCAAATTAAGCGCTTTCACCACATTTCTACTGATGAAGTTTTTGGCTCTTTGGAATTAAATTCCAAAGGAAAATTTTCTGAGAAAACCAACTTTCAACCCAATAGTCCTTATTCTGCCTCCAAGGCCGGCTCCGACCATTTGGTTCGCGCCTACTTTAAAACCTATAGCCTAGCGGTAACGATCACTAATACTTCCAATAATTTTGGTCCTTACCAATTTCCGGAAAAACTGATTCCCTTAACGATTACCAATTTACTTGAAGGGAAAACCATCCCGGTTTACGGCGATGGTTTAAACGTCCGCGACTGGCTGTATGTTGATGATCATTGCCGGGCAATCGATCTGGTTTTACAAAAAGGTAAGGTCGGGGAAACTTACTGTATCGGTGGCCTGACTGAAGATATTTCTAATCTGGAAATCGTTAAAAAAATTATCAAAATCATGGGGAAATCGGAAAAGCAAATCGAGTTCGTTAAAGACCGGCCCGGCCATGACCGGCGTTATGCCCTTGATTGGACGAAGGCTAAAACAGAACTCGGTTTTAAACCGGAGCATGATTTTGACACTTATCTGGAAAAAACCATAGAGTGGTATGTCAATCACCGTCAGTGGTGGGAGCCGCTAAAACATACATGGTAA
- a CDS encoding NAD(P)-dependent oxidoreductase, whose translation MVSKPTIIGTGLSGMIGSRLTELLSESNFTNLDLATGTDITDPVQVTKALDCPPTTVLHLAAFTDVSKAYEEKDNKDGLVYKVNVLGTKNIAEACAQYNHYLIHISTDFVFDGKTPPTSGYTEIDKPHPLEWYGQTKLWAEEAVINSGCQSVIARLAFPFRAKFEPKADLVRKILEQLKNGQLHPMFTDQIITPTFIDDICQVLPVFIKEKPEGIYHVVGSTSLTPYDLALKIATVFNLQTEIKPGSFKDCLKTDPRPRQQYLRLSNAKLKADFGIEMKTIDEALLTLKDQVAVV comes from the coding sequence ATGGTAAGTAAACCAACCATTATCGGAACCGGTTTATCCGGGATGATCGGTTCTAGGCTGACTGAGCTTTTAAGCGAGTCTAATTTTACTAATTTAGACTTAGCCACCGGTACGGATATTACTGATCCGGTTCAGGTGACCAAAGCTTTGGATTGTCCGCCGACAACCGTGCTTCATTTAGCCGCTTTTACCGATGTTTCCAAAGCCTATGAGGAAAAAGACAATAAAGACGGTTTAGTCTACAAAGTCAATGTTTTGGGGACAAAAAACATTGCCGAGGCTTGTGCCCAATATAACCATTACCTGATTCATATTTCCACTGACTTTGTTTTCGACGGCAAAACTCCGCCGACTTCTGGCTACACCGAAATCGATAAACCTCACCCGCTTGAATGGTATGGTCAAACCAAACTTTGGGCAGAGGAAGCAGTCATCAATTCCGGCTGTCAGTCGGTAATTGCCCGATTAGCTTTTCCTTTCCGGGCCAAGTTTGAGCCAAAAGCGGATTTAGTCCGTAAAATTTTGGAGCAGTTAAAAAATGGCCAGCTTCACCCCATGTTTACTGATCAAATTATCACTCCGACCTTTATTGATGATATTTGCCAGGTTTTGCCAGTCTTTATCAAAGAAAAACCAGAGGGAATTTATCATGTCGTCGGCAGCACTTCCTTAACTCCCTACGATTTAGCTTTAAAAATTGCCACAGTTTTTAATCTTCAGACTGAGATTAAACCCGGCAGTTTTAAAGATTGTTTGAAAACCGACCCCCGTCCCCGCCAGCAGTATTTACGTCTTTCTAACGCCAAACTCAAAGCCGATTTCGGCATAGAAATGAAAACGATCGACGAAGCCCTCCTTACTTTAAAAGATCAGGTCGCCGTTGTTTAG
- a CDS encoding DMT family transporter, which translates to MRVKRSYIFLIILAAVLWSVDGLLRRQLYQLPAVWVVFLEHIFRFSLLLPFASRFLKEYRRMKLRDWLIMIAIGLISGALATTLYTAALAKVQFISYSVVGLLQQTQPIFTILLAVLILKERLTRRYLILGSLAIIAAYFLAFPHCRPQFLHSQQELIAVLLAAGASFFWGLGTILSKLILTRLSYMATVILRFAIVIPIALIMALVTGQTYPLAAMTSSQWLNLLLIAFFSGAVSFVVYYKGLQYTEAKMATLAELAWPLSAAIIGYAYLGDRLTAVQLFAGAFLLIDILVLSLIKTSR; encoded by the coding sequence ATGCGCGTAAAACGAAGCTACATCTTCTTAATTATCTTAGCGGCGGTTTTATGGAGTGTGGACGGTTTGCTCCGGCGCCAGCTTTATCAGCTGCCGGCCGTTTGGGTAGTGTTTTTGGAACATATTTTTAGGTTTAGCCTGCTATTACCCTTTGCCTCGCGTTTTCTTAAAGAGTATCGCCGGATGAAATTAAGAGACTGGTTAATCATGATTGCCATCGGTCTCATCAGTGGTGCTCTTGCCACCACTCTCTATACTGCCGCGTTGGCCAAAGTCCAATTTATTTCTTATTCCGTCGTCGGTTTATTGCAGCAGACTCAGCCGATTTTTACGATTTTACTGGCAGTCTTAATCTTGAAAGAAAGATTGACTCGGCGCTATTTAATTTTAGGCTCTTTAGCCATTATTGCCGCTTACTTCCTGGCCTTTCCTCATTGCCGGCCGCAGTTTTTACATAGTCAACAGGAATTAATTGCGGTTTTACTCGCCGCTGGTGCCTCTTTTTTCTGGGGATTAGGCACGATCTTAAGTAAGCTTATCTTAACCCGTTTAAGTTATATGGCGACAGTGATTTTGCGCTTCGCTATTGTTATTCCGATTGCCTTAATTATGGCTTTAGTCACCGGCCAAACTTACCCATTGGCGGCGATGACCTCATCACAATGGCTCAATCTTTTATTGATTGCTTTTTTTTCCGGCGCCGTTTCTTTCGTGGTTTATTACAAGGGGTTACAGTATACCGAAGCCAAAATGGCCACTTTGGCCGAATTGGCTTGGCCGCTCTCGGCAGCAATTATAGGTTATGCTTATTTAGGTGATCGTTTAACTGCGGTTCAATTATTCGCCGGGGCATTTTTGTTAATTGATATTCTAGTTTTATCGTTAATAAAAACATCCCGATGA
- the idi gene encoding isopentenyl-diphosphate delta-isomerase yields the protein MRRLIKPIQVSGTVISGEKIGRKIGFPTANLNLKQSPKIIPGVYVAVCRLAKKSFLGLAYYGPRYIFGHKQNSFEVYLFNFRQQIYEKMIQVKLLKFLRPPKPVKKLIELKKLLEADVVNLNDQVILVNRKDQILGIEDKIRAHLGHAKLHRAISVQLFNQKGKLLIQQRAKTKSLFAGEWANTVCTDVRPYETYLQAAQRRLKEEFGLTTQLKPIFKFTYSARGGKAGSEREMDQVFLGLVRGRPRPNPLEIADWQFISLTAAKTKRADFTPWFQLILKKLKPSDIVVS from the coding sequence ATGAGGCGATTAATCAAACCAATTCAGGTATCCGGAACCGTTATTTCTGGTGAAAAAATCGGCCGGAAAATCGGTTTTCCCACCGCCAATTTAAATCTTAAACAATCACCAAAAATAATCCCAGGTGTTTATGTTGCCGTCTGTCGCCTGGCAAAAAAATCATTTTTGGGGCTAGCCTATTATGGCCCCCGGTATATTTTTGGTCATAAACAAAATAGTTTTGAAGTCTACCTTTTTAATTTTAGGCAGCAAATTTACGAAAAGATGATCCAAGTTAAATTATTAAAATTTCTGCGACCGCCAAAACCAGTTAAAAAGTTGATAGAGTTAAAAAAATTATTGGAAGCGGATGTAGTCAATCTTAATGATCAGGTAATCTTAGTCAACCGTAAGGATCAAATACTGGGAATTGAAGACAAAATCAGGGCGCATTTAGGCCACGCTAAACTCCATCGGGCAATTTCCGTGCAGTTGTTTAATCAAAAGGGGAAACTTTTAATTCAGCAGCGGGCCAAGACAAAATCACTTTTTGCCGGCGAGTGGGCCAACACGGTTTGTACGGACGTTCGGCCTTATGAAACTTACTTGCAGGCGGCCCAAAGGCGCTTAAAAGAAGAATTTGGATTAACCACTCAATTAAAACCAATTTTTAAATTCACTTATTCGGCCAGAGGGGGAAAGGCCGGATCGGAACGGGAAATGGATCAGGTTTTTCTGGGTTTAGTCCGAGGTCGCCCCAGGCCCAATCCGCTAGAAATTGCCGACTGGCAATTTATCAGCCTAACAGCTGCTAAAACTAAGCGCGCAGATTTTACTCCCTGGTTTCAGTTAATCCTGAAAAAACTTAAGCCATCTGATATAGTAGTTTCATGA
- a CDS encoding UDP-glucose/GDP-mannose dehydrogenase family protein, which produces MKVCVLGTGYVGLVTAAVFSHLGHQVVGLDIDEQKVAKLKKGEITIYESGLETLFAQGLDSGRLTFTTDYREAIKDQAVIFICVGTPPKKDGSYDSRFVFSAAESVAQNLTNYAVIVIKSTVPPSTTQIVEKIIKTNTKKSFDVASVPEFLREGSAVNDALSPARIIFGVNSDKAEKILRQVHQKIKAPVLVMTPASAQLVKYASNAMLATRISFINSMAILCDKVGADINDVASGLGLDPRIGQSFLAAGLGYGGSCFPKDTWALISFARSLGYDFNFLKQVDAVNNDQIDYFIGKIKTAYPDGLKGKILTVLGLAFKPNTDDLREARSTVLINRLKKLGVIIHRYDPVIKTEFSDPYQALIGADGLILVTEWQAFKELNFKKLKRLMNQPFVFDGRNFYDPKKITSFGFQYIGIGRR; this is translated from the coding sequence ATGAAAGTCTGTGTTTTAGGCACTGGTTATGTTGGTTTGGTTACCGCCGCTGTTTTTAGCCATCTTGGCCATCAAGTTGTCGGGTTGGATATTGATGAGCAAAAAGTCGCCAAATTAAAAAAAGGGGAAATTACTATTTATGAGTCGGGTCTGGAAACCTTATTTGCTCAAGGATTAGACAGTGGTCGCTTAACTTTTACCACTGACTACCGGGAGGCGATTAAAGATCAGGCAGTGATTTTTATTTGTGTCGGCACCCCGCCCAAAAAAGACGGCAGTTATGATTCCCGGTTTGTTTTTAGCGCCGCCGAATCAGTTGCCCAGAATTTAACCAATTACGCCGTGATTGTTATCAAAAGTACCGTTCCGCCTTCGACTACCCAAATCGTGGAAAAAATTATTAAAACAAATACTAAGAAATCTTTTGATGTGGCTTCTGTCCCGGAATTTTTACGCGAAGGCTCAGCTGTCAATGATGCCCTTTCTCCCGCACGCATTATTTTTGGCGTTAATTCTGATAAGGCGGAAAAAATACTCCGACAGGTTCATCAGAAAATTAAAGCCCCGGTATTAGTTATGACTCCTGCTTCTGCCCAGCTGGTTAAATACGCTTCCAATGCTATGTTAGCCACCCGGATTTCTTTTATTAATAGTATGGCAATTTTGTGTGATAAGGTCGGTGCCGACATTAATGATGTTGCTTCCGGTTTAGGTTTAGACCCGCGCATCGGCCAAAGTTTTCTGGCTGCCGGTTTAGGTTATGGCGGCAGTTGTTTTCCTAAAGACACCTGGGCGTTAATTTCCTTTGCTAGGTCTTTAGGTTACGACTTTAATTTCTTAAAACAGGTTGATGCCGTCAACAACGACCAGATTGATTATTTTATTGGGAAAATCAAAACCGCTTACCCTGATGGTTTAAAAGGGAAAATTTTAACCGTTTTAGGCCTAGCTTTTAAGCCCAATACCGATGATCTTCGTGAAGCCCGATCAACGGTTTTGATTAACCGCTTAAAAAAATTAGGCGTCATTATTCATCGCTATGACCCGGTGATTAAAACTGAATTTTCCGATCCCTATCAGGCTCTTATTGGCGCCGATGGCTTGATTTTGGTAACGGAATGGCAAGCTTTTAAGGAATTAAACTTTAAAAAATTAAAGAGGTTAATGAATCAACCCTTTGTTTTTGACGGTCGCAATTTTTATGATCCTAAAAAAATAACCTCATTCGGTTTTCAATATATTGGGATAGGTCGAAGATGA
- a CDS encoding ribonuclease H-like YkuK family protein: MFTSPTYGKRTSPELIEDIARFVEADPQANYHLIIGSDSHVHGSNGQSSLKLVTAIVVHRVGWGGKYFWQSQRLNSPHSIRDKIYSETLASLEIAKSYLPKINRRLNGNSHYSLEIHIDVGQIGDTRDMIKEVVGMVTGNGYTAVTKPDSYGASKIADKHT; the protein is encoded by the coding sequence ATGTTTACCAGTCCGACGTACGGCAAACGGACAAGTCCGGAGTTAATCGAAGATATTGCCCGGTTTGTTGAAGCCGACCCTCAGGCCAATTACCATTTAATTATTGGTTCTGACTCTCATGTTCATGGGAGTAATGGCCAGAGTAGTCTTAAATTGGTAACGGCGATTGTGGTTCATCGGGTCGGTTGGGGCGGCAAGTATTTTTGGCAGAGCCAGCGCTTAAATAGTCCTCATTCAATAAGAGATAAAATCTATTCCGAAACTCTTGCTTCTTTAGAAATCGCCAAAAGTTATTTGCCTAAAATTAACCGTCGCCTCAATGGTAATAGTCATTACTCTTTGGAAATTCATATTGATGTTGGTCAGATAGGTGACACTCGTGATATGATTAAAGAAGTCGTCGGAATGGTTACCGGTAACGGTTACACTGCCGTTACTAAGCCTGATTCCTACGGCGCGTCAAAAATAGCTGATAAGCATACTTAG
- the trmD gene encoding tRNA (guanosine(37)-N1)-methyltransferase TrmD: protein MQVEILTIFPEIFPTWLTTSIIGRAQKKKLVKINVHNLRDWATDKHKSVDDKPFGGGPGMVMRVDVVERAISEFRFQNSDFRTILLTPQGKKFNQRLAQKLAKQKQLILICGHYEGFDERIRRLANEEISIGDYVLTGGEIPAMALIDAVVRLIPGVVGNDESTKDESFSQNLLEYPQYTRPEIYKKMTVPKILLSGNHAEIKKWRKKEAEKRTKQRRPDLLK from the coding sequence ATGCAAGTTGAGATTTTAACAATTTTCCCGGAAATATTTCCAACATGGTTAACGACCAGTATTATTGGCCGGGCGCAAAAAAAGAAACTAGTGAAAATTAATGTCCATAACCTGAGAGATTGGGCAACAGACAAGCATAAATCAGTTGACGACAAACCATTTGGCGGCGGACCGGGAATGGTCATGCGCGTCGATGTTGTCGAGCGCGCCATCTCAGAATTCAGATTTCAGAATTCAGATTTCAGAACTATTTTATTAACGCCCCAGGGGAAAAAGTTTAATCAGAGGCTCGCACAAAAACTGGCTAAACAAAAACAGTTAATTTTAATCTGCGGCCATTACGAGGGTTTTGATGAACGCATTCGCCGGCTGGCGAACGAAGAAATTTCCATCGGTGATTATGTTTTAACCGGCGGAGAGATACCAGCAATGGCGTTAATTGACGCTGTTGTCCGTTTGATCCCCGGCGTGGTCGGCAATGATGAATCAACAAAAGATGAATCTTTTTCTCAAAATTTACTCGAGTATCCCCAATATACCCGGCCGGAAATTTATAAAAAGATGACCGTGCCCAAAATTCTTCTCTCCGGTAACCACGCCGAAATTAAAAAATGGCGGAAAAAAGAAGCGGAAAAACGGACTAAACAACGGCGACCTGATCTTTTAAAGTAA